GCGCGTCCACAGCCACCGGCTTCTCCATAAACACGTGTTTGCCCGCCTGCACCGCCGCCATCAGATGCATGGGCCGGAAATGCGGCGGAGTGGCCAGGATCACATAGTTCACCTCGGGAATCGCAAGCAGCTGTTTGTACGCGTCGAAGCCGGTAAAGCAATGGTCGTCCGGGACGGTGATCCCCACACGCGCCAGGTTCTCCCGACAATGCGCCAACCGGTCCGGAAACAAATCCGCCAACGCCACCACGGAAACATTCTTCCGCGCAACCGTGGCCCCCTCCTTCACCGTCTCCGTGTGATAGCCCTCCCGCGGATACACCACCTCCGTCTGCACACCCAGCACGTCCAGGACCGCCCCTCCACCCCGACCTCCACAGCCGATCACCCCGACCCGAATCGGATCGTCCGGCTCCGCCCTCGCCGTGATGACAAACGGAAACCCGCTCACCGCAGCCGATCCCGCCACGGCCAGTGATGTCTTCCGCAAAAAAGTGCGCCGACTGACGCCCGTCCCCTCTTGGTTCTGTTTGTCTTTCATGGTGGTTCCGACATGCTCCGGTTCAGCAACCGTACCCAATATGCGCCCCTTCACCCGCCCGATTCAAAACGAAAATCCCGCCGTGGTCGGCGGGCTTGCTGCAGGGTTTGCGATCCAAAAAAACCGGGTCGCTCTCCGAACAGTCCGCTCAAAAAGAAAGCAGAGCCCATCGTGGGAGCCCCCGCAGCCCGTTCCCCCACGAAACGGCGGCTGCCAACCCGGGACTCGCCCGGGCGTGAAAAGCCGGGGCAGCAGGGGCGGGCTCAACCCAGCCGCGCGTGCGTGCCGTCGCAAAAGGCGCCGTTGCCGGAATGTTTACAGCCGCACCAGGCAACGGTCCGGGCATTCTCGATGACCACTTTCACGGGCCCCAGCCCGGTTCCCTTGTGCGAGCCGTCGCAAAACGGTTGGGCCCCCGAACGCCCGCAGGCACACCACCAATACGTTCCCGGCTGTGTCTCCTGCACGTAGGGGCGACGCGCAGCAATGTGGGGTTCACTCATAAGACTCAAGAGGGCTTGCCGCCGGCACGGCCGCCGGCATTCGATTCACGGCCCGAACGCCGTTCCATCCAAACCCAAGCGATCAGGGCCGGCCCGAAACAGATCGCCACGCCAATCGGCACAACAAAAATGCTCCAAAACACGTCCATAACCCGCGCTCAAGATGCGCACAAGCATGGCCCCTGTAAAGCCCGGCCCCGCCGTCCATGCCCGCCCGCGATTTGAGCCAAAAAGATTGTTACCCGGGCGGGGTGGAGTCGTTGGCGGAAACGGGTCGCTGCGCCAAAAGTAACTGTTACCCGCCATGAACACCCAAATGAGCGCACAAACCAAACGCGAGGTGCTGGCCAAACTGCGGCGTGCTTACGCCCGGGCCGGCAGGCTTTACAAACGTCAACTGCTCGACCAAGCGGTCAGCTTGTTGGGCTACCATCGCAAGGCCGCCATCCGCGCCTTGCGCGCCCGCCCGGCTGCGCCACGACCGCCGGGCTTGCTCCTGGGCCGGCCCAAGACCTATCACCCCGACACCCTGCTGCCGATCCTCAAGCCCATCTGGTTCGCCGCCTTGCAACCCTGCGGGCTGCGGCTGCGGGCTCTGTTGCCCGAATGGCTGCCGGCCTATGAAGCCGATCACCGTCGTCTGGACGCCGACCTGCGCCACACCCTCTTGAGCGCCAGCCCCCGCACCCTGGATCGGTTGCTACAACCGTTGCGCGTGGGAGGCCGTCGGCGCGCCGGCACCCGGCCCGGGAGTCTGTTGCGCCCGAGCATTCCCACCCGTGTGG
Above is a window of Limisphaera ngatamarikiensis DNA encoding:
- a CDS encoding CDGSH iron-sulfur domain-containing protein; protein product: MKVVIENARTVAWCGCKHSGNGAFCDGTHARLG